From a region of the Streptomyces caniferus genome:
- the nth gene encoding endonuclease III, whose protein sequence is MNETPEKPAAATKAAAQKSVTKKAVTKKAPAKKTATAAEKAPAKKAAAAKKKTTATKATATKTTAKKVPAKKATATATAKKAPARKPESRVAMVRRARRINRELAELYPYAHPELDFTNPFELLVATVLSAQTTDLRVNQTTPRLFAVCPTPEDMAAMDPERLEELIRPTGFFRAKTKSLLGLSAALRDRFDGEVPGRLEDLVTLPGVGRKTANVVLGNAFGVPGITVDTHFGRLARRFGWTTAEDAEKVEADVAEIFPKSEWTMLSHRVVFHGRRVCHSRKPACGACAIAPLCPAYGEGETDPEKAKKLLKYELGGQPGQRLKPPADYPGQPAPPMAPPAAAS, encoded by the coding sequence GTGAACGAAACTCCAGAGAAGCCGGCGGCGGCCACGAAGGCCGCGGCCCAGAAGTCCGTCACGAAGAAGGCGGTCACGAAGAAGGCCCCGGCGAAGAAGACGGCCACGGCCGCCGAAAAGGCCCCCGCGAAGAAGGCGGCCGCCGCCAAGAAGAAGACGACAGCCACGAAGGCGACGGCCACGAAGACGACGGCCAAGAAGGTCCCCGCCAAGAAGGCCACCGCGACAGCCACCGCCAAGAAAGCCCCCGCGCGCAAGCCCGAGTCGCGGGTCGCCATGGTGCGGCGGGCCCGCCGGATCAACCGCGAGCTGGCCGAGCTGTATCCGTACGCCCACCCCGAGCTGGACTTCACCAACCCCTTCGAGCTGCTGGTCGCCACGGTCCTGTCCGCGCAGACCACCGACCTGAGGGTCAACCAGACCACTCCGCGCCTGTTCGCGGTCTGCCCGACGCCCGAGGACATGGCCGCCATGGACCCGGAGCGGCTCGAGGAGCTGATCCGGCCGACCGGCTTCTTCCGGGCCAAGACGAAATCGCTGCTCGGTCTGTCGGCCGCGCTGCGCGACCGCTTCGACGGCGAGGTGCCGGGCCGCCTGGAAGACCTCGTCACCCTTCCCGGGGTCGGCCGCAAGACCGCCAATGTCGTGCTGGGCAACGCCTTCGGTGTCCCGGGCATCACCGTCGACACCCACTTCGGCCGCCTCGCCCGCCGTTTCGGGTGGACCACCGCCGAGGACGCCGAGAAGGTCGAGGCGGATGTCGCCGAGATCTTCCCCAAGAGCGAGTGGACGATGCTCTCGCACCGCGTGGTCTTCCACGGCCGCCGCGTCTGCCACTCCCGCAAGCCCGCCTGCGGCGCCTGCGCCATCGCTCCGCTGTGCCCCGCGTACGGCGAGGGCGAGACGGACCCGGAGAAGGCCAAGAAGCTGCTGAAGTACGAGCTGGGCGGCCAGCCCGGTCAGCGGTTGAAGCCGCCGGCCGACTATCCGGGGCAGCCCGCGCCCCCGATGGCGCCCCCGGCGGCCGCTTCATGA
- a CDS encoding NUDIX hydrolase codes for MRSAREQQYGDEADVRGATPGRDATVTADGLPEWLAPVARAAATIEPRQLSRFLPPESGGRQSAVLILFGHGARGPELLLMERAGTLRSHAGQPSFPGGALDPEDGDPDGPGPVRAALREAEEETGLDPSGVQVFGVLPRLYIPVSGFVVTPVLGWWRRPSPVGAVDQAETARVFTVPVADLTDPAHRVTTRHPSGHSGPAFLVENALVWGFTAGVIDRILHYAGWEIPWDRDKAVPLDWRS; via the coding sequence ATGAGGAGTGCACGGGAGCAGCAGTACGGCGACGAGGCGGATGTGCGCGGCGCGACGCCCGGCCGGGACGCCACGGTCACGGCCGACGGCCTGCCCGAGTGGCTGGCCCCGGTGGCCCGCGCGGCCGCGACGATCGAGCCGCGCCAGCTCAGCCGCTTCCTGCCGCCGGAGAGCGGCGGCCGGCAGTCCGCGGTGCTGATCCTCTTCGGCCACGGCGCCCGCGGCCCCGAGCTGCTCCTGATGGAACGCGCCGGGACCCTGCGCTCGCATGCCGGCCAGCCCTCGTTCCCCGGCGGCGCCCTCGACCCGGAGGACGGCGATCCCGACGGACCCGGTCCGGTGCGGGCGGCGCTTCGCGAGGCCGAGGAGGAGACCGGCCTCGACCCGTCCGGTGTGCAGGTCTTCGGCGTGCTGCCGCGGCTCTACATCCCCGTCAGCGGCTTCGTGGTGACGCCCGTCCTGGGGTGGTGGCGCCGGCCGAGCCCGGTCGGTGCGGTCGACCAGGCGGAGACCGCCCGGGTCTTCACGGTTCCCGTGGCGGATCTCACGGATCCGGCCCATCGTGTGACAACGCGCCATCCCAGTGGCCACAGCGGACCCGCGTTCCTTGTCGAGAACGCCCTGGTCTGGGGCTTTACGGCCGGAGTCATCGACCGGATCCTGCACTACGCCGGCTGGGAGATTCCGTGGGACCGTGACAAGGCGGTCCCACTGGACTGGCGCTCGTGA
- a CDS encoding alpha/beta fold hydrolase, translating to MTAPDSTASVVRIGIPGGTVSHRDVAANGARFHIAEMGEGPLVLLLHGFPQFWWTWRQQLPALAEAGFRAVAMDLRGVGGSDRTPRGYDPANLALDVTGVIRSLGEPDAALVGHDLGGYLAWTAAVMRPKLVRRLAVSSMPHPRRWRSAMLADVRQSARSSHIWNFQRPWLPERRLTADDAALVGRMIRDWSGPRLPDDEAIAVYQRAMSIPSTAHCSIEPYRWMVRSLARPDGIQFNRRMKMPVRVPTLHLHGSLDPVMRTRSAAGSGEYVEAPYRWRLFDGLGHFPHEEDPVAFSTELINWLKDPEPDR from the coding sequence ATGACAGCCCCTGACAGCACCGCCTCGGTCGTACGGATCGGCATCCCCGGCGGCACGGTCTCGCACCGTGACGTCGCGGCCAACGGCGCCCGCTTCCACATCGCGGAGATGGGCGAGGGCCCGCTGGTGCTGCTGCTGCACGGCTTTCCGCAGTTCTGGTGGACCTGGCGGCAGCAGCTCCCGGCCCTGGCCGAGGCGGGCTTCCGCGCGGTGGCGATGGATCTGCGGGGCGTCGGCGGCAGCGACCGCACCCCCCGCGGCTACGACCCGGCGAATCTCGCCCTGGACGTCACCGGCGTCATACGGTCCCTGGGCGAGCCGGACGCCGCGCTCGTCGGGCACGACCTGGGCGGCTACCTCGCCTGGACGGCGGCGGTGATGCGGCCCAAGCTGGTGCGCCGGCTGGCCGTGTCCTCGATGCCGCACCCGCGGCGCTGGCGCTCGGCGATGCTCGCCGACGTCCGGCAGAGCGCCCGGAGTTCGCACATCTGGAACTTCCAGCGGCCCTGGCTGCCCGAACGCCGGCTGACGGCGGACGACGCGGCGCTGGTGGGCCGGATGATCCGCGACTGGTCCGGGCCTCGGCTGCCGGATGACGAGGCGATCGCGGTCTACCAGCGGGCGATGAGCATCCCGTCGACGGCGCACTGCTCGATCGAGCCGTACCGCTGGATGGTGCGGTCGCTCGCGCGCCCCGACGGAATCCAGTTCAACCGCCGGATGAAGATGCCCGTACGGGTCCCGACGCTGCATCTGCACGGCTCGCTCGACCCGGTGATGCGCACCCGCAGCGCGGCCGGCTCCGGCGAGTACGTCGAGGCGCCCTACCGGTGGCGGCTGTTCGACGGCCTGGGCCACTTCCCGCACGAGGAGGACCCGGTGGCGTTCTCCACGGAACTGATCAACTGGCTCAAGGACCCGGAACCGGATCGCTGA
- a CDS encoding MarP family serine protease has product MNVLDILLLVAAVWFAIIGYRQGFVVGILSVIGFLGGGLIAVYLLPVIWNEITGDATPGTFAAVAAVAIVIVCASVGQALTTHWGNKLRRHITWSPARALDATGGALVNVLAMLLVAWLIGSALAGTSLPTLGKEVRNSKVLLGVSRVMPQQASTWFADFSSVLAQNGFPQVFTPFSNEPINNVPAPDPRLATSPVAAQARRSIVKVVGTAPGCGKVLEGSGFVFGRHRVMTNAHVVGGVREPTVQVGGEGRTYDAKVVIYDWRRDIAVLEVPSLEAPALQFTDGDASSGNSAIVAGFPENGGYDVRSARIRGRIQANGPDIYHRGTVGRDVYSLYATVRQGNSGGPLLTPQGKVYGVVFAKSLDDSHTGYALTADEIREDVLKGRTARQQVDSQGCAI; this is encoded by the coding sequence GTGAACGTCCTGGACATCTTGCTGCTGGTCGCGGCCGTATGGTTCGCGATCATCGGCTATCGGCAAGGTTTTGTCGTCGGCATCCTGTCCGTGATCGGCTTCCTCGGAGGCGGTCTGATCGCGGTCTATCTGCTGCCCGTGATCTGGAACGAGATCACCGGAGATGCCACCCCCGGCACCTTCGCGGCCGTCGCCGCGGTCGCCATCGTGATCGTGTGTGCATCCGTGGGCCAGGCGCTCACCACCCATTGGGGCAACAAACTGCGCCGCCACATCACCTGGTCACCGGCGAGAGCGCTGGATGCGACCGGCGGCGCGCTGGTCAACGTCCTGGCGATGCTGCTGGTCGCCTGGCTGATCGGCTCGGCGCTGGCCGGTACGTCCCTGCCGACGCTCGGCAAGGAGGTCCGCAACTCCAAGGTGCTGCTCGGGGTGTCCCGGGTGATGCCCCAGCAGGCCAGCACCTGGTTCGCGGACTTCTCCTCGGTCCTCGCGCAGAACGGCTTCCCGCAGGTCTTCACGCCGTTCTCCAACGAGCCGATCAACAATGTGCCCGCGCCCGACCCCCGGCTGGCCACCAGCCCGGTGGCGGCGCAGGCCCGGCGCAGCATCGTCAAGGTCGTCGGCACGGCCCCCGGCTGCGGCAAGGTCCTCGAAGGCAGCGGCTTCGTCTTCGGCCGCCACCGCGTGATGACCAACGCCCATGTGGTCGGCGGCGTCCGCGAGCCGACCGTCCAGGTGGGCGGCGAGGGCCGCACGTACGACGCCAAGGTCGTGATCTACGACTGGCGGCGCGACATCGCGGTCCTGGAAGTGCCCTCGCTGGAGGCGCCGGCGCTGCAGTTCACCGACGGGGACGCGAGCAGCGGCAACAGCGCCATCGTCGCCGGCTTCCCGGAGAACGGCGGCTACGACGTCCGCTCCGCCCGTATCCGCGGCCGTATCCAGGCCAACGGCCCGGACATCTACCACCGCGGCACGGTCGGCCGCGACGTCTACTCCCTCTACGCCACGGTCCGGCAGGGCAACTCCGGCGGCCCGCTGCTCACCCCGCAGGGCAAGGTCTACGGCGTCGTCTTCGCGAAGTCGCTGGACGACTCGCACACCGGATACGCGCTGACCGCCGACGAGATCCGTGAGGACGTCCTCAAGGGTCGTACGGCCCGGCAGCAGGTCGACAGCCAGGGCTGCGCGATCTAG
- a CDS encoding phage holin family protein, giving the protein MSAADHSTERSLGQLVATATAEMSALVHDEIALAKAEFRQDAKRAGIGSAAFMVAGALALFALPVLSFAAAYGIHNLGLGLAWSFLIVGGAFLVLAGLLALIAMAKMKKIKKPEKSINSAKETAAVLQKAKPHPRLAPVEHPALESVTRSSV; this is encoded by the coding sequence ATGAGCGCAGCCGACCACAGCACGGAACGCAGCCTCGGACAGCTGGTGGCCACGGCCACCGCCGAGATGTCCGCGCTGGTGCACGACGAGATCGCGCTGGCCAAGGCGGAGTTCCGCCAGGACGCCAAGCGGGCGGGCATCGGCAGTGCCGCGTTCATGGTCGCGGGCGCGCTGGCGCTGTTCGCGCTGCCGGTCCTGAGCTTCGCCGCGGCCTACGGCATCCACAACCTCGGCCTCGGGCTCGCCTGGTCCTTCCTGATCGTCGGCGGCGCCTTCCTGGTCCTCGCCGGCCTGCTGGCCCTCATCGCGATGGCCAAGATGAAGAAGATCAAGAAGCCGGAGAAGTCCATCAACTCGGCCAAGGAGACCGCGGCCGTGCTCCAGAAGGCCAAGCCGCACCCGCGCCTGGCCCCGGTGGAACACCCGGCGCTGGAGTCTGTGACACGCTCATCGGTATGA
- a CDS encoding SulP family inorganic anion transporter, with the protein MPQIEKSPPRTSHHTESPPGPRTPSGPGPRTKKAGRTAFRGDLSASVVVFLLAVPLSLGIALATGAPLQAGLVAAVVGGIVAGLLGGAPLQVTGAATGLLVVTADLVQRYGWRATCAITVLAGLAQIVLGAVRVARATLAVSPAIVHGMLAGIGATIALGQLHVVLGGSPDSSALDNAAALPGQLAHPHLAALLIGTVTVAVLIGWGRLPGRAGRWARVLPAPLAAVLAATAVSAGTAVARVELPSWRLPEPPALPDVSLPALAAAVLTVTLVASMESLLSAVAVDRLAAERPGAPTGRARLNRELAAQGVANAVSGLLGGLPVSGGAMRGSANVRAGAATRRATVLHGVWVLLTAGLLAAVLELIPLAALAALVMVVGVRMVSFAHIRHVQRHREFPVYAATLGGVVLFGVLQGVLTGIAVALFLALRRLTHTRITVTEEADGHRVRVSGQLTFLAVPRLTRALGQVPAHTDVVVELCGSFMDHAAYEALQSWSTAHRAHGGWVNLGGRPGRPIAEPAKAHSCRPWTPWRNHHCTRPAPDPAVATESSGSQLLGGVSAFQRHTAPLVREELARLAREGQRPSQLFLTCADSRLVTSMITSSGPGDLFTVRNVGNLMPPPGSDASCDSVGAAIEYAVEVLRVGSITVCGHSGCGAMGALLGAAAPEDAEPTPLSRWLRHGRPSLARMQRIGRLGRGEVSLSGRPVDDDQERLALVNVMQQLDHLRAHPCVARRVAEGALTLHGMYFHVGEAQAYVLDEATGRFCAVRGEPAPVTV; encoded by the coding sequence ATGCCGCAGATCGAGAAGTCGCCGCCGCGCACCTCGCACCACACCGAAAGCCCTCCCGGGCCCCGTACGCCCTCGGGGCCCGGCCCTCGCACGAAGAAGGCCGGCCGGACCGCTTTCCGAGGGGATCTCTCCGCTTCGGTCGTCGTCTTCCTGCTCGCGGTCCCGCTGTCGCTGGGCATCGCCCTGGCCACCGGCGCCCCGCTCCAGGCCGGCCTGGTCGCCGCGGTCGTCGGCGGCATCGTCGCCGGACTGCTCGGCGGCGCCCCGCTCCAGGTGACCGGGGCCGCAACCGGCCTCCTGGTGGTCACCGCCGACCTGGTCCAGCGCTACGGCTGGCGCGCCACCTGCGCGATCACGGTCCTGGCCGGTCTGGCCCAAATCGTCCTGGGCGCCGTACGGGTGGCCCGTGCGACGCTGGCCGTCAGCCCGGCGATCGTGCACGGCATGCTGGCCGGTATCGGGGCCACCATCGCCCTCGGGCAGCTCCATGTGGTGCTCGGCGGCAGCCCCGACAGTTCGGCACTCGACAACGCCGCCGCGCTGCCCGGCCAGTTGGCGCATCCACACCTCGCCGCGCTGCTGATCGGCACCGTCACCGTCGCCGTGCTCATCGGCTGGGGACGGCTGCCGGGCCGCGCCGGGCGGTGGGCGCGGGTGCTGCCGGCCCCGCTGGCCGCCGTGCTCGCCGCGACGGCCGTGAGCGCGGGGACGGCGGTGGCGCGCGTGGAGCTGCCGTCCTGGCGGCTGCCCGAGCCGCCCGCGCTGCCGGACGTCTCCCTTCCGGCGCTCGCCGCCGCGGTGTTGACCGTCACCCTCGTCGCCAGCATGGAGTCGCTGCTGTCGGCAGTGGCCGTGGACCGGCTGGCGGCCGAGCGGCCGGGCGCTCCCACGGGGCGGGCCCGGCTCAACCGCGAACTGGCCGCTCAGGGCGTGGCCAATGCCGTCTCCGGGCTGCTGGGCGGTCTTCCGGTCTCCGGAGGCGCGATGCGCGGCTCGGCCAATGTGCGGGCGGGCGCGGCCACCCGCCGCGCCACCGTGCTGCACGGCGTATGGGTGCTGCTGACCGCGGGCCTGCTGGCGGCCGTACTGGAGCTGATCCCGCTGGCCGCGCTCGCCGCGCTGGTGATGGTCGTCGGCGTACGGATGGTGAGCTTTGCGCATATCCGGCACGTCCAGCGGCACCGCGAATTCCCGGTGTACGCGGCCACCTTGGGAGGCGTCGTGCTCTTCGGCGTACTCCAGGGCGTACTGACGGGCATCGCCGTCGCGCTCTTCCTGGCGCTGCGCCGGCTGACGCACACCCGGATCACGGTGACCGAGGAGGCCGACGGCCACCGGGTACGCGTCAGCGGCCAGTTGACGTTTCTGGCGGTGCCGCGGCTGACCCGGGCGCTGGGGCAGGTGCCCGCGCACACCGATGTCGTCGTCGAGCTGTGCGGCTCGTTCATGGATCATGCCGCCTACGAGGCGCTGCAGTCCTGGTCCACCGCCCATCGGGCGCACGGCGGCTGGGTGAACCTCGGCGGCCGCCCGGGACGGCCGATCGCCGAGCCGGCCAAGGCGCACTCCTGCCGCCCGTGGACGCCGTGGCGCAACCACCACTGCACCCGGCCCGCCCCGGACCCGGCAGTGGCGACGGAGAGCAGCGGCAGCCAATTGCTGGGCGGGGTCAGCGCGTTCCAGCGCCATACGGCACCGCTCGTGCGCGAGGAGCTGGCCCGGCTGGCGCGCGAGGGCCAGCGGCCCAGCCAGCTGTTCCTGACCTGCGCCGACTCCCGGCTGGTCACGAGCATGATCACGTCGAGTGGGCCGGGTGATCTGTTCACCGTCCGCAATGTCGGCAACCTGATGCCGCCGCCCGGCTCGGATGCCTCCTGCGACTCCGTGGGAGCGGCGATCGAGTACGCCGTGGAGGTGCTGCGGGTCGGCTCGATCACGGTGTGCGGCCATTCGGGGTGCGGGGCCATGGGGGCGCTGCTGGGCGCCGCCGCTCCGGAGGACGCCGAGCCGACGCCGCTCTCCCGGTGGCTGCGGCACGGGCGGCCGAGCCTGGCCCGTATGCAGCGCATCGGGCGGCTGGGGCGGGGTGAAGTCTCCCTGAGCGGGCGACCGGTGGACGACGACCAGGAGCGGCTGGCGCTCGTCAACGTCATGCAACAGCTCGACCACCTCAGGGCACACCCCTGCGTGGCGCGCCGGGTGGCCGAGGGCGCGCTCACGCTGCACGGCATGTATTTCCATGTCGGCGAGGCCCAGGCGTACGTGCTCGACGAGGCCACCGGGCGGTTCTGCGCGGTCCGCGGCGAACCGGCGCCGGTGACGGTCTGA
- the nhaA gene encoding Na+/H+ antiporter NhaA — MSAPTNRRHSFLGRMPLPERNFIAEALRTETLGGVLLLAAAVAALIWANTLGGSYEAVRGFHLGPAALGLDLSLQHWAANGLLAVFFFVAGIELKRELVAGELRDPKAAALPVIAALCGMAMPAVVYFAVNSIGGGSLQGWAVPTATDIAFALAVLAVIGTSLPAALRAFLLTLAVVDDLFAILIIAIFFTSTLNFLALGLAVVGLVIFYLLLRKGVRGWYVYVPLALAIWALMENSGVHATIAGVAMGLMLRCTRRDGETQSPGERIEHLVRPLSAGFAVPLFALFSAGVSISGGAVHDVFTRPETLGVVLGLVVGKALGIFGGTWLAARFTRAELNPDLKWPDVFALASLAGIGFTVSLLIGELAFAKNLVLTDEIKASVLIGSLLAAVLAGILLKLRNAEYKKLCEEEDRDEDQDGIPDIYELDQPEYHLRMAAIHEAKAAEHRRLAEVASSRHAGDDGPA; from the coding sequence GTGAGCGCCCCCACCAACCGTCGCCACTCCTTCCTCGGACGCATGCCGTTGCCCGAGCGGAACTTCATCGCGGAGGCACTGCGCACCGAAACCCTCGGTGGCGTCCTGCTGCTCGCCGCCGCCGTAGCCGCTCTGATCTGGGCAAACACCCTCGGCGGGAGCTATGAGGCGGTCCGCGGCTTCCACCTGGGACCAGCCGCGCTGGGCCTGGACCTCTCCCTCCAGCACTGGGCCGCCAACGGGCTGCTCGCGGTCTTCTTCTTCGTCGCCGGCATCGAGCTCAAGCGCGAACTGGTGGCCGGCGAGCTGCGCGATCCGAAGGCCGCCGCACTGCCCGTGATCGCCGCCCTCTGCGGGATGGCGATGCCGGCGGTCGTCTACTTCGCCGTCAACAGCATCGGCGGCGGCTCGCTGCAGGGCTGGGCGGTGCCCACCGCCACCGACATCGCCTTCGCGCTCGCCGTGCTCGCCGTCATCGGCACGTCCCTGCCCGCCGCGCTGCGCGCCTTCCTGCTGACGCTCGCCGTCGTCGACGACCTCTTCGCCATCCTGATCATCGCGATCTTCTTCACCTCGACGCTCAATTTCCTGGCGCTCGGTCTGGCCGTCGTCGGCCTGGTGATCTTCTATCTGCTGCTGCGCAAGGGCGTCCGGGGCTGGTACGTCTACGTCCCGCTCGCCCTGGCCATCTGGGCCCTGATGGAGAACAGCGGGGTGCACGCCACCATCGCCGGCGTCGCCATGGGCCTGATGCTGCGCTGCACCCGGCGCGACGGCGAGACGCAGTCCCCGGGCGAGCGCATCGAGCACCTGGTCCGCCCGCTCTCGGCCGGCTTCGCCGTGCCGCTGTTCGCCCTCTTCTCCGCGGGCGTCTCCATATCCGGCGGCGCGGTCCATGACGTCTTCACCCGGCCGGAGACGCTGGGGGTCGTCCTCGGCCTGGTGGTGGGCAAGGCGCTCGGCATCTTCGGCGGCACCTGGCTGGCCGCCCGCTTCACCAGGGCCGAACTCAACCCCGACCTCAAGTGGCCGGATGTCTTCGCCCTCGCCTCCCTGGCCGGCATCGGCTTCACCGTCTCGCTGCTCATCGGCGAACTCGCCTTCGCCAAGAACCTGGTGCTGACCGACGAGATCAAGGCATCGGTGCTGATCGGCTCGCTGCTGGCGGCCGTCCTCGCCGGCATTCTCCTCAAACTCCGCAATGCCGAGTACAAGAAGCTGTGCGAGGAAGAAGACCGGGACGAGGACCAGGACGGCATCCCCGACATCTACGAACTCGACCAGCCCGAATACCACCTGCGGATGGCGGCGATCCACGAAGCCAAGGCCGCGGAACACCGGCGGCTTGCCGAAGTGGCCTCCAGCAGGCATGCCGGAGACGATGGTCCGGCATGA
- the acs gene encoding acetate--CoA ligase gives MSNESLANLLKEERRFAPPADLAAHANVTAAAYEQAAADRLGFWAEQARRLSWETTPTQTLDWSNPPFAKWFADGKLNVAYNCVDRHVENGLGDRVAIHFEGEPGDTRAITYAELQREVSKAANALIELGVRSGDRVAIYLPMIPEAVIAMLACARLGAPHSVVFGGFSADALAKRIDDADARVVITADGGYRRGKPSALKPAVDEALSKPGTENVRSVLVVRRTGQEDVAWHEGRDMWWHEIVERQSEQHTPEAFDAEHPLFILYTSGTTGKPKGILHTTGGYLTQVSYTHHAVFDLKPETDVFWCTADVGWVTGHSYITYGPLSNGATEVLYEGTPDSPHQGRWWEIVQKYGVTVLYTAPTAIRACMKWGDDIPAKFDLSSLRILGSVGEPINPEAWMWYRKHIGADATPIVDTWWQTETGGMMLSPLPGVTATKPGSAQVPLPGIAATVVDDEAREVPDGAGGYLVLTEPWPSMLRTIWGDDQRYLDTYWSRFEGKYFAGDGAKRDDDGDIWLLGRVDDVMLVSGHNISTTEVESALVSHPKVAEAAVVGATDPQTTQAICAFVILRGGVAEDEGLVEELRAHVAQQLGPIAKPKRIMPVAELPKTRSGKIMRRLLRDVAENRDLGDVTTLTDSSVMDLIQAKLPSAASED, from the coding sequence GTGAGCAACGAAAGCCTGGCCAACCTGCTCAAGGAGGAGCGGCGGTTCGCGCCGCCCGCCGATCTGGCCGCGCACGCCAACGTCACGGCTGCCGCGTACGAGCAGGCCGCGGCAGACCGGCTGGGTTTCTGGGCCGAACAGGCCCGACGCCTGTCATGGGAGACCACGCCCACCCAGACCCTCGACTGGTCCAACCCGCCCTTCGCGAAGTGGTTCGCCGACGGCAAGCTCAACGTCGCCTACAACTGCGTGGACCGGCACGTGGAGAACGGCCTGGGCGACCGGGTCGCCATCCACTTCGAGGGCGAGCCGGGTGACACCCGCGCGATCACGTACGCCGAGCTGCAGCGCGAGGTCTCCAAGGCCGCCAACGCGCTGATCGAGCTGGGCGTGCGCAGCGGCGACCGGGTGGCCATCTACCTGCCGATGATCCCTGAGGCGGTCATCGCCATGCTGGCCTGCGCGCGCCTGGGCGCCCCGCACTCCGTCGTCTTCGGCGGCTTCTCCGCGGACGCGCTGGCCAAGCGCATCGACGACGCCGACGCCCGCGTAGTGATCACCGCCGACGGCGGCTACCGCCGCGGCAAGCCGTCCGCTCTCAAGCCGGCCGTGGACGAAGCGCTGTCCAAGCCCGGCACGGAGAACGTCCGCAGCGTCCTGGTCGTCCGCCGCACCGGCCAGGAGGACGTCGCCTGGCACGAGGGCCGGGACATGTGGTGGCACGAGATCGTCGAGCGGCAGAGCGAGCAGCACACGCCCGAGGCCTTCGACGCCGAGCACCCGCTGTTCATCCTGTACACCTCCGGCACGACGGGTAAGCCCAAGGGCATCCTGCACACCACCGGCGGCTACCTCACCCAGGTCTCGTACACCCACCACGCGGTCTTCGACCTCAAGCCGGAGACCGACGTCTTCTGGTGCACCGCCGATGTCGGCTGGGTGACCGGCCACTCGTACATCACCTACGGCCCGCTCTCCAACGGCGCGACCGAGGTGCTCTACGAGGGCACGCCCGACAGCCCGCACCAGGGCCGCTGGTGGGAGATCGTGCAGAAGTACGGCGTGACGGTCCTCTACACCGCGCCGACCGCGATCCGCGCCTGCATGAAGTGGGGCGACGACATCCCGGCGAAGTTCGATCTGTCGTCGCTGCGCATCCTCGGATCGGTGGGCGAGCCGATCAACCCCGAGGCCTGGATGTGGTACCGCAAGCACATCGGAGCCGACGCGACGCCGATCGTCGACACCTGGTGGCAGACCGAGACCGGCGGCATGATGCTCAGCCCGCTGCCGGGCGTCACGGCCACCAAGCCCGGCTCGGCCCAGGTGCCGCTGCCCGGTATCGCCGCGACCGTCGTGGACGACGAGGCCCGCGAGGTCCCCGACGGCGCGGGCGGCTACCTCGTGCTGACCGAGCCCTGGCCGTCCATGCTCCGCACGATCTGGGGCGACGACCAGCGCTATCTCGACACGTACTGGTCGCGCTTCGAGGGCAAGTACTTCGCCGGCGACGGCGCCAAGAGGGACGACGACGGCGACATCTGGCTGCTCGGCCGGGTGGACGACGTGATGCTGGTGTCGGGCCACAACATCTCCACGACCGAGGTCGAGTCGGCGCTGGTCTCGCACCCGAAGGTGGCCGAGGCCGCGGTCGTCGGCGCCACCGACCCGCAGACCACCCAGGCCATCTGCGCCTTCGTCATCCTGCGGGGCGGTGTGGCCGAGGACGAGGGCCTGGTCGAGGAGCTGCGCGCCCATGTCGCCCAGCAGCTCGGCCCGATCGCCAAGCCCAAGCGGATCATGCCGGTCGCGGAGCTGCCCAAGACCCGCTCCGGCAAGATCATGCGGCGGCTGCTGCGCGATGTCGCCGAGAACCGCGACCTCGGTGATGTCACGACGCTCACGGATTCCTCGGTCATGGACCTGATCCAGGCGAAGCTGCCGAGCGCGGCCTCCGAGGACTGA
- a CDS encoding Crp/Fnr family transcriptional regulator yields the protein MDDVLRRAPLFAALDDEQAAELRASMGEVTLARGDALFHEGDPGDRLYVVTEGKVKLHRTSPDGRENMLAVLGPGELIGELSLFDPGPRTATASALTEVKLLGLGHGDLQPWLNARPEVATALLRAVARRLRKTNDQMSDLVFSDVPGRVARALLDLSRRFGVQSEEGIHVVHDLTQEELAQLVGASRETVNKALADFAGRGWLRLEARAVILLDVERLAKRSR from the coding sequence GTGGACGACGTTCTGCGGCGCGCACCGCTCTTCGCGGCGCTCGATGACGAGCAGGCGGCGGAGCTGCGCGCCTCAATGGGAGAGGTCACGCTCGCCCGCGGCGACGCCCTGTTCCACGAAGGGGACCCCGGCGACCGCCTGTACGTGGTCACCGAGGGCAAGGTGAAGCTGCACCGCACTTCCCCGGACGGCCGGGAGAACATGCTCGCCGTCCTCGGCCCCGGCGAGCTGATCGGTGAGCTCTCGCTCTTCGACCCGGGCCCCCGTACGGCCACGGCCTCCGCCCTCACCGAGGTGAAGCTCCTCGGCCTGGGCCACGGCGACCTCCAGCCCTGGCTGAACGCCCGCCCCGAGGTGGCCACGGCCCTGCTGCGTGCGGTCGCCCGCCGCCTCCGCAAGACCAACGACCAGATGTCCGACCTGGTCTTCTCGGACGTACCGGGCCGTGTGGCCCGCGCCCTGCTCGACCTGTCGCGCCGCTTCGGCGTGCAGTCCGAGGAAGGCATCCACGTCGTCCACGACCTGACGCAGGAGGAGCTGGCGCAGTTGGTGGGCGCCTCCCGCGAGACGGTCAACAAGGCGCTCGCGGACTTCGCGGGCCGCGGCTGGCTGCGCCTGGAGGCGCGCGCCGTGATCCTGCTGGACGTCGAGCGGCTGGCCAAGCGCTCGCGCTGA